One Planctomicrobium piriforme DNA segment encodes these proteins:
- a CDS encoding DUF4332 domain-containing protein, whose translation MQIQQINVEGFGTLSRCRLGLSETGLTVVYGVNGAGKTTLLEFIRGVLCGFDHARQLRLLPPLKEGTPGGAMTVRTERGRFDVIRHARADGSDTLAITLQQGTPDDVTRLRQSLKTMPEKAIRTLFMVGGYDAHSLSAMVKLAIEQGIELVSRRASAAWMTERIRGVAQERNTLFQTIPPQGELAALELRRQRLQASLDSARLAQQQRMAGWQHSLQNLEVRLERLRTESAWLVQELHAVESDLTETQTRLWSTCETVIQEVETVARTVAVAAPEWTVQIAEIDQEIAHAQQVLRDLAGSRHALSLTKAGLAGSETPEPEVTFARQRSALSEMESQTTKLEALAERLKHTSQCICGPQSVAIESTVQSLREQIWLICQELGRQQSVHQQWLVQSQREGVDRCELELTRQIQRLRLRREELLQRHATTPVSRIAHRTQHETLGCICDGHEQAIADHETVGHVVSTPQVIVRARTVTTSAALPGDEAQERILQERRQQLRQQWLEAKNRVRVCEDELQNLQRGGPEMADDRSVQTLRNDLELVEVQLSRGCEQWQQLALVEAVLQRTQQRLNVEIASPVIDHASALLSQMTSGRYVCFRYSTELQELRVMNSAGAELSAQALSRGTLEQAALCFRLACVSEFARQGISLPLVLDDVLADSDENRSRAAVEVLVDFARQHQIVFLTCQEHLLDLFATHQILIADMPGSLRPQRSVVSAAPLELVLPTVATENEDAPQPEVTHDWDRVQPDEPYWLQPNSPLGYVPSLGSQMSRRLGTIGVRDVGELIDLDPEVLEIPLDSLQISASTLRQWQAEARLLCCVPNLTGRDAQALVACGIMAPVELAQCEVRELHNRLRRLRADEHFSLALPWLSERPEWPTLEQTSGWVRSGRAARGWRKIRDDASKSRRTHRQHSKHRERPAPHRSMTKTPQVRLHDEEASQGDRKWRFYLQPHSPIVDAPSIGPKTAERLNAIGVQLVSELLERDADEIATLLGRKEITPAVVAGWQQQSALMCRVPQLRGHDAQVLVSCQIIEPETLAAMSPYELYVLVEPFVCSKEGQRLLRNASVPDLAEVTEWIEYARQSPLLRAA comes from the coding sequence GGGACGCTTTCCCGTTGCCGGCTCGGGCTGTCTGAAACAGGGCTCACCGTCGTGTACGGCGTCAACGGCGCCGGCAAGACAACGTTGCTCGAATTCATTCGCGGCGTTCTGTGCGGGTTCGATCATGCCCGTCAGTTGCGGCTATTGCCTCCCCTGAAAGAGGGCACGCCCGGCGGCGCGATGACGGTGCGGACCGAGCGGGGACGATTCGACGTCATTCGTCACGCCCGTGCGGACGGCTCGGATACACTCGCCATCACCCTGCAGCAGGGAACGCCCGATGACGTGACCCGCCTGCGGCAGTCGCTGAAGACGATGCCGGAGAAGGCGATCCGCACGCTGTTCATGGTCGGCGGTTATGACGCCCACAGCCTGTCGGCAATGGTCAAACTGGCAATCGAACAAGGGATTGAGCTTGTCTCGCGCCGCGCATCGGCCGCATGGATGACCGAACGGATTCGCGGCGTCGCGCAAGAACGGAACACTCTGTTTCAGACGATTCCCCCACAAGGCGAACTGGCGGCGCTCGAACTGCGTCGGCAGCGCTTGCAGGCGAGCCTCGATTCGGCACGTTTAGCCCAGCAGCAGCGAATGGCGGGCTGGCAGCATTCGCTGCAAAATCTTGAAGTCCGGCTCGAACGCCTGCGGACTGAATCCGCCTGGCTGGTGCAGGAACTGCATGCGGTCGAAAGCGATCTGACGGAAACTCAAACCCGACTCTGGAGCACCTGCGAAACTGTGATTCAGGAAGTCGAAACGGTCGCCAGAACCGTGGCCGTCGCAGCTCCAGAGTGGACCGTTCAAATCGCCGAGATCGATCAGGAAATTGCTCACGCCCAACAGGTCCTTCGCGATCTCGCCGGTTCGCGACATGCTCTCTCACTGACAAAGGCCGGCCTGGCCGGTTCTGAAACGCCCGAGCCTGAGGTGACATTCGCCCGTCAGCGGTCGGCTCTGTCGGAGATGGAATCGCAGACGACGAAGCTCGAAGCACTGGCCGAACGCCTGAAGCACACTTCACAGTGCATCTGCGGCCCGCAGTCAGTGGCGATCGAAAGCACCGTTCAATCACTGCGGGAGCAGATCTGGCTCATCTGCCAGGAACTGGGCCGGCAGCAATCCGTACATCAGCAGTGGCTCGTCCAGTCGCAGCGTGAAGGAGTCGACCGTTGCGAACTCGAACTGACACGACAGATTCAGCGACTGCGGTTGCGTCGCGAAGAATTGCTGCAGCGACACGCGACCACTCCCGTCTCGCGAATTGCCCATCGCACGCAGCACGAGACGCTGGGATGCATTTGCGACGGTCACGAACAGGCAATTGCGGATCACGAGACCGTCGGTCACGTCGTGTCGACTCCGCAGGTCATCGTTCGGGCACGCACCGTGACGACTTCAGCAGCCCTGCCTGGAGACGAAGCGCAAGAACGAATCTTGCAGGAACGCCGACAGCAGCTCCGTCAGCAATGGCTTGAAGCGAAAAACCGCGTTCGCGTCTGCGAAGACGAACTGCAGAATCTACAGCGCGGCGGCCCGGAGATGGCCGACGACCGTTCCGTCCAAACCCTCCGCAACGATCTCGAACTGGTCGAAGTACAACTCAGCCGCGGTTGTGAACAGTGGCAGCAACTCGCCCTTGTCGAAGCGGTACTGCAGCGAACACAGCAGCGTCTAAATGTCGAAATCGCTTCGCCGGTGATCGACCATGCCTCGGCCTTGTTGTCGCAGATGACCTCCGGCCGCTACGTCTGCTTCCGCTATTCGACTGAACTGCAGGAACTCCGTGTCATGAACTCCGCGGGCGCGGAACTCTCGGCACAAGCACTCAGTCGCGGGACGCTGGAACAGGCGGCCCTCTGTTTTCGATTAGCGTGCGTCAGTGAATTCGCCCGTCAGGGAATCTCGCTACCGCTGGTCCTCGACGATGTCCTCGCCGATAGCGACGAAAACCGTTCGCGTGCGGCAGTTGAAGTCCTGGTCGATTTCGCCCGTCAGCACCAGATTGTCTTTTTGACCTGTCAGGAACATCTGCTCGATTTGTTTGCGACTCATCAGATTCTAATTGCGGACATGCCGGGTTCACTTCGCCCCCAGCGATCGGTCGTCAGCGCGGCTCCCCTGGAACTGGTTTTGCCGACCGTGGCGACTGAAAACGAAGACGCCCCGCAACCTGAAGTCACCCACGACTGGGACCGCGTGCAGCCGGACGAACCGTACTGGCTGCAGCCCAACAGTCCGCTCGGCTATGTCCCCTCGCTGGGATCGCAGATGTCGCGTCGGTTGGGAACGATTGGCGTCCGCGATGTCGGCGAGCTGATTGACCTCGACCCCGAAGTGCTGGAGATCCCGCTCGACAGCCTGCAGATTTCCGCCTCGACCCTGCGTCAATGGCAGGCGGAAGCACGACTGCTGTGCTGCGTCCCAAACCTCACTGGCCGCGACGCTCAGGCTCTTGTCGCCTGCGGCATCATGGCCCCCGTCGAACTCGCGCAGTGCGAAGTTCGTGAACTGCATAACCGCTTGCGTCGCCTGCGTGCGGATGAGCATTTCAGTCTCGCATTGCCATGGCTGTCGGAACGTCCGGAATGGCCGACGCTGGAACAGACCTCAGGCTGGGTCCGCTCTGGTCGTGCTGCTCGCGGCTGGAGAAAGATTCGCGATGACGCATCGAAGTCGCGACGAACGCACCGTCAGCACAGCAAGCATCGCGAACGTCCGGCCCCGCATCGCTCCATGACCAAGACGCCGCAGGTGCGCCTGCATGACGAAGAAGCCAGTCAGGGGGATCGGAAATGGCGGTTCTACCTGCAACCGCACAGTCCGATCGTCGACGCCCCATCCATCGGACCGAAGACGGCGGAACGCCTCAATGCAATCGGCGTGCAACTCGTCTCGGAATTGCTGGAACGGGATGCCGACGAGATCGCGACGCTGCTGGGGCGCAAAGAGATTACCCCCGCCGTCGTCGCCGGTTGGCAGCAGCAGTCGGCACTGATGTGCCGCGTGCCGC